Part of the Streptomyces antimycoticus genome, TGATGGACGGCATCCGCGACGAATGCCAGGTCGCGGGCGCGGCGGTGGTCGGCGGCGATGTGGTGCGCGGGGACACCATCACCGTGGCCATCACCGCCCTGGGCGATCTGCGCAACCACGAGCCGGTCACCCGATCCGGTGCCCAGCCCGGCGACGTTGTCGCCGTCACCGGGTGGCTGGGCTGGTCGGCGGCCGGACACGCGGTGCTCTCACGCGGCTTCCGCTCGCCGCGGGCCTTCGTCGAGGCGCACCGCCGGCCGGAGCCGCCGTACCACGCCGGTCCCGCCGCCGCCGGGCTCGGCGCGACCGCCATGACCGATGTGAGCGACGGCCTGGTGGCCGACCTCGGACATATCGCGGAGGCCAGCAAGGTCCGTATCGATTTGCGCTCGGGGGACATCGACATCCCCTCGCAGATGTCGGACATCGGTCAGGCGGTGGGCGTCGATCCGCTGCAGTGGGTGCTCAGCGGGGGAGAGGACCACGCGATCGTGGCCACCTTCCCGCCCGACGCCAAGCTGCCGGCCCGCTGGAAGGTGATCGGCGAGGTGCTGAACCCCTCGGCGCTGCCCCAGGTGACGGTGGACGGAGCCCCCTGGGCCCATGGGGGCTGGGACCACTTCGGCGACGGCGAGGATGCCGAGTGACGGGATGGGAGCCGCGTCGGCGGTAAGAGCGTCGAGTTCGCCGTAAGGGCGCCGAGTCCGCCGTAAGGGCGTTGAGTCGTCGGTGAGGGAGCAGAGTCGGCGGTTAGGGCGCCGAGGGGGATCTCGGGGCGTGGGGGCGGCGAGTAGATTCGGCCCCATGGTCCTGCCTCCTCGTATCCCCCGCCCCTCCCATGACGGCTCGGCGCCCGTGCGCGTCCTCACCGTCGCCGGATCGGACTCCGGTGGCGGTGCGGGTATCCAGGCCGATCTGAAGACCATGCTGGCCCTGGGCGCCCATGGCATGAGCGTGATCACCGCGGTGACGGCGCAGAACTCCCTGGGCGTCCAGGGCGCCTGGGAGCTGCCCGCCGAGGCCGTACGGGCCCAGTTCCGCAGCGTGGCCGACGATATCGGCGTCCAGGCGGTCAAGACCGGCATGCTGGCGACCGCCGAACTGGTCGAGACCGTCGCCGCGCTGCTCGCCGATCTGCCCGCGCCGGTGGTCGTCGATCCGGTCGGGGTCTCCAAGCACGGTGACCCGCTGCTGGCCACCGAGGCGCTCGACGCGGTCCGTACGAAGCTGCTGCCGACCGCGACCGTCGCCACGCCCAACCTGGACGAGGTGGCTCAGCTCACCGGCGTCCGGGTGGAGTCGGAGAACGATCAGCGGCGGGCGGCCGGGGCGCTGCTGGGCCACGGCCCGCGGTGGGCGCTGATCAAGGGCGGCCATCTGCCCGGCGGCGAGGCGGTGGATCTGCTCACCGACGGCACCGAGGAGCACTGGCTGCGGGCGCCCCGCCACGACAACCGCCATACGCACGGCACGGGATGCACCCTCGCCGCGGCGATCGCCACGTATCTGGCGGGCGGCTACGAGGTCCCTCAGGCCGTCACGGCGGCCAAGGACTACGTCACGGGCGCCATCGCGGCGGGCTTCCCCCTGGGCGCGGGCATCGGCCCGGTCGACCACGGGTGGTTGCGGGAGGGAACTGACTGAGCGCGTGCCCAAGGGCACGCGAAAAGGCCGGTCCACATCCATGGTGGACCGGCCTCGGCGTACCGGTTCCCGCTCGCGCGGGGAGGTCGTGCGACTAGACGACTAGCGCGAAACCTTGCCGGCCTTGATGCACGAGGTGCAGACGTTGAGCCGCTTCGGGGTACGACCGACCACAGCGCGCACCGTCTGGATGTTGGGGTTCCAACGACGGCGGGTGCGGCGGTGCGAGTGCGAGATGTTGTTGCCGAAGCCCGGCCCCTTGCCGCAGACGTCGCAGTTGGCAGCCACGGGTTACTCCAAAGACGGGTCACCCTCGCTTCCCGCGAG contains:
- a CDS encoding thiamine-phosphate kinase, yielding MKGTVGELGEFGLIRELTSRLTTTPAVRLGPGDDAAVVAAPDRRVVASTDVLLEGRHFRRDWSTAYDVGRKAAAQNLADIAAMGAVPTALLLGLVVPADLPVTWPTELMDGIRDECQVAGAAVVGGDVVRGDTITVAITALGDLRNHEPVTRSGAQPGDVVAVTGWLGWSAAGHAVLSRGFRSPRAFVEAHRRPEPPYHAGPAAAGLGATAMTDVSDGLVADLGHIAEASKVRIDLRSGDIDIPSQMSDIGQAVGVDPLQWVLSGGEDHAIVATFPPDAKLPARWKVIGEVLNPSALPQVTVDGAPWAHGGWDHFGDGEDAE
- the thiD gene encoding bifunctional hydroxymethylpyrimidine kinase/phosphomethylpyrimidine kinase produces the protein MVLPPRIPRPSHDGSAPVRVLTVAGSDSGGGAGIQADLKTMLALGAHGMSVITAVTAQNSLGVQGAWELPAEAVRAQFRSVADDIGVQAVKTGMLATAELVETVAALLADLPAPVVVDPVGVSKHGDPLLATEALDAVRTKLLPTATVATPNLDEVAQLTGVRVESENDQRRAAGALLGHGPRWALIKGGHLPGGEAVDLLTDGTEEHWLRAPRHDNRHTHGTGCTLAAAIATYLAGGYEVPQAVTAAKDYVTGAIAAGFPLGAGIGPVDHGWLREGTD